A genome region from Cryptosporidium parvum Iowa II chromosome 8, whole genome shotgun sequence includes the following:
- a CDS encoding Rat1 Kar1/Rat1 like 5'-3' exonuclease: MGVPTFYRWLCNRYPLIVKELKDAVDEETCLNDLDLTEPNINGEFDCLYLDMNGIIHPCCNPSGGDKPKDEAEMFTRVCDYIDRLYAMVKPRRLIYMAIDGVAPRAKMNQQRSRRYKTALEMDYNRRAYEIAQEEFSKIGYKCPEYVEKWDSNVITPGTPFMERLTMCLHAYIRRKFETDESWRSISVIFSDSNIPGEGEHKILEFIRNQRSNEDYNPNTRHVLYGSDADLIMLGLSTHESYFYIIREAVRDFKVESPSSISILYNTWIEKINNNHLGSSFGDNGTNNSSDIILNGIFQNGPNFGKKLRIYSWWSDIEIVDLSMLREYLNFDFGEIRDQIGYINNNIGENLVNEYGMKNNSDFQYDFERCIDDFIFLCFFIGNDFLPNLPVFSIYKGSLDQILGIYIRVLPRIGDYLTLEGNIIPNSIIQFFKYLRDLEYEIIIQESRFSQRTSTFANDRGRRMIKNNNIDNTGQNNISLEEGTQESMLSSTLVSNTSKLVNSQGGERPTISVSEIELLFGDDKVLSGVESTTNITTDLNTNINTNTNTNNESGITLETQEKVQEEEDCDSSGKNQRKKRRFDSMESYFQEHLSKLVKYLSEVEDYNEENILMDNNQSSNLNNSDNLDNNNDNSNIDQGRVLLSIDNPINILKYRLSYYNRKFNAQINYIDEKVQHEEIEICEKKEYNEAKSKLNEISDQVCIHYLRGLSWVLGYYYHGVPSWDWYYPYHYAPYVMDIVELLSDVKNENKIKESLIGEFNLGKPFTQFEQLMSVLPPKSGKICLPKEFYNMMIDKDNPLSEFYPSKFKQDPNGNKQRWKWVALLPFIDQKVLLETVIPLENEMDVLSKYRNKLGCDILYSFKFSPLKNIIIENQQEQEHSESNSNNQFNTIKITDMPIFGYFQNYYNNSDLKIHHDQKNEDLINFEQVTVPIIETCENIQQGKEIITRMLNDDKNKRNWKSILESSFNYKINHPNYIIGYFKLEKMEKNVIWKDPTNENFQMFKVGFGSKMLPNTRPFSNSISEFDLNNQERKYKGFKANQSQKILFKLFNYWNLNIDFKQSSFFQGIQSNHNNNNNNNNNKRFMDQLNDHHYSSTSLSSHHSNYYHQQGYDTNNYHNNIFSSSSKRAFVVPPTTTSASISAHPYSRFNTPNHPSGNHLYDHEYFSRNKDRIFGSQNGGGRDGFGGVGRDGFGGVGRDGFGGVGRDGFGGGGRGGKGGFGGGRGGFGGGRGGFGGGRGGFGGDGLTGGRGRTGDYRGDPGHHQYYNSNDGNNNSNNHNHYNSNRYLPPPSLPYSSTSRDGERSQNHNIQSGMRVTPRPNCYDYYNRDPYNRDPKSHHFSQHPKNEEKKNI; this comes from the coding sequence ATGGGAGTCCCAACATTTTATAGATGGTTATGTAATAGGTATCCATTGATAGTGAAGGAGTTGAAGGATGCTGTTGATGAGGAGACGTGCTTAAATGACTTAGACTTAACTGAGccaaatattaatggagAATTTGATTGTTTATATTTAGATATGAATGGTATAATACATCCATGTTGTAATCCAAGCGGAGGAGATAAACCAAAAGATGAGGCTGAGATGTTCACGAGAGTATGTGATTATATTGATAGATTATATGCAATGGTGAAACCAAGAAGGTTGATTTATATGGCAATAGATGGCGTAGCACCAAGAGCAAAAATGAATCAACAAAGAAGTAGAAGGTATAAAACAGCTTTAGAAATGGATTATAATAGGAGAGCTTATGAAATAGCTCAGGAAGAATTTTCTAAGATTGGTTATAAATGTCCTGAATATGTTGAGAAATGGGATAGTAATGTAATTACACCAGGAACTCCATTTATGGAAAGATTAACAATGTGTTTACATGCATATATAAGGAGAAAGTTTGAAACAGATGAATCATGGCGATCAATTTCagtaatattttctgattCAAATATACCAGGAGAAGGAGAACATAAGATATTGGAATTTATTAGGAATCAAAGAAGTAATGAAGATTATAATCCTAATACAAGACATGTTTTATATGGATCAGATGCTGATTTAATTATGCTTGGTTTATCTACTCATGAgtcttatttttatattattagagAAGCAGTGAGAGATTTTAAGGTTGAATCTCCGtcatcaatttcaatattatataatactTGGATTGAAAAGATTAACAATAATCATTTAGGTTCATCATTTGGAGATAATGgaacaaataattctagtgatattattcttaatgggatttttcaaaatggTCCAAATTTTGGAAAGAAACTTCGAATTTATTCTTGGTGGTCAGATATTGAGATTGTTGATCTTTCAATGTTAAGAgagtatttaaattttgattttggtGAAATAAGAGACCAAATTGggtatataaataataatattggagaAAATTTAGTAAATGAATATGgaatgaaaaataattcagattttcaatatgattttgaaagatgtattgatgattttatatttctatGTTTCTTTATTGGAAATGATTTTCTTCCAAATCTTCCAGTATTTAGTATTTATAAGGGATCTTTGGATCAGATTCTTGGAATTTACATTAGAGTATTACCTAGAATTGGTGATTATTTGACTTTAGAAGGAAACATTATTCCTAATTCCATAATtcaattcttcaaatatcTCCGAGATTTGGAGtatgaaattattattcaagaaTCCAGGTTTAGTCAAAGAACGAGTACATTTGCAAATGatagaggaagaagaatgattaagaataataatattgataatactggtcagaataatattagtttaGAGGAAGGAACTCAAGAATCTATGCTTTCTTCTACTTTAGTTTCAAATACTTCTAAGTTAGTAAACTCTCAAGGAGGAGAGAGGCCTACTATTTCAGTTTCGGAGATAGAATTACTTTTTGGTGATGATAAAGTACTTTCTGGAGTAGAATCAACTACTAATATTACAACTGATTTAAACACAAATATCAATACCAATACCAATACCAATAATGAATCTGGTATCACTCTTGAAACTCAAGAAAAAGTacaagaagaagaagattgCGATTCCTCTGGTAAGAATCAAAGGAAGAAAAGGCGATTTGATAGTATGGAGtcatattttcaagaaCACTTATCAAAGTTGGTCAAGTATTTATCAGAAGTTGAAGAttataatgaagaaaatatattaatggaCAATAATCAATCTtctaatttgaataatagtGATAATCTTGATAATAACAAtgataatagtaatattgaTCAAGGAAGAGTCTTATTAAGCATTGACAATccaattaatatattaaaatacaGATTAAGTTATTATAATAGAAAGTTCAATGctcaaattaattatattgatgaaaaagTACAACATgaagaaatagaaatatgtgaaaaaaaagaatacaATGAAGCTAAATCTAAGTTAAATGAAATCTCTGATCAAGTATGTATACATTATTTAAGAGGATTATCATGGGTACTtggttattattatcatgGAGTACCTAGTTGGGATTGGTATTATCCTTACCATTATGCTCCTTATGTAATGGATATTGTGGAATTATTAAGTGAtgttaaaaatgaaaacaaaattaaagagTCTCTAATTGGTGAATTTAATCTTGGAAAACCATTTACTCAATTTGAACAATTAATGTCAGTATTACCTCCAAAATCTGGAAAAATATGTCTACCTAAAGAGTTTTATAATATGATGATCGATAAAGATAATCCTTTAAGTGAATTTTATCCAAGTAAATTTAAACAAGATCCTAATGGTAATAAACAAAGATGGAAATGGGTTGCTTTACTTCCATTTATTGATCAGaaagtattattagaaaCTGTGATACctttagaaaatgaaatggATGTTTTATctaaatatagaaataaacTTGGATGtgatattttatattcattcaaattctctccattaaagaatattattattgaaaatcaaCAAGAACAAGAACATTCTGAAtctaattctaataatcaatttaataCTATAAAAATAACAGATATGCCtatttttggatatttccaaaattattataataattcagatctaaaaattcatcatgatcaaaaaaatgaagatcttattaattttgaacaGGTAACGGTACCAATTATTGAAACATGTGAAAATATACAACAAggtaaagaaattattacaaGAATGTTGAAtgatgataaaaataaaagaaattggaAAAGTATATTAGAAAGttcatttaattataaaataaatcatccaaattatattattggatattttaaacttgaaaaaatggaaaaaaatGTTATATGGAAAGATCCAACTAATGAGAATTTTCAAATGTTTAAAGTTGGTTTTGGTTCAAAAATGTTGCCAAATACACGTCcattttctaattctatttcagaatttgatttaaataatcaagaaAGAAAGTATAAAGGATTTAAAGCAAATCAAAGTCAGAAgattcttttcaaattatttaattattggaatcttaatattgattttaaacAATCATCATTCTTTCAAGGAATCCAAAGTAACcacaataataataataataataataataataaaagatttatGGATCAACTCAATGATCATCATTATTCTTCTACTTCTTTATCTTCCCACCACTCTAATTATTACCACCAGCAAGGATATGATACTAATAATTATCATAATAACATcttttcatcttcatcaaagCGAGCTTTTGTTGTTCCTCCAACTACAACTTCAGCTTCAATTTCTGCTCACCCATACAGCCGTTTCAATACTCCAAATCACCCATCAGGAAATCATCTATATGATCATGAGTACTTTTCGAGGAACAAGGACAGAATCTTTGGCAGCCAAAATGGAGGAGGGAGGGATGGATTTGGAGGAGTAGGAAGGGATGGATTTGGAGGAGTAGGAAGGGATGGATTCGGAGGAGTAGGAAGGGATGGATTCGGAGGAGGAGGGAGAGGAGGAAAAGGTGGATTTGGAGGAGGAAGAGGTGGATTTGGAGGAGGAAGAGGCGGATTTGGAGGAGGGAGAGGTGGATTCGGAGGAGATGGACTTACAGGAGGAAGGGGGAGGACAGGAGACTACAGAGGAGATCCAGGCCACcatcaatattataatagTAATGACGGCAATAACAACAGTAACAACCACAATCATTATAATTCAAACAGATATCTCCCCCCTCCTTCACTTCCATACTCATCAACATCACGTGATGGTGAACGCTCACAAAATCATAATATACAATCCGGTATGAGAGTCACACCACGCCCTAATTGTTATGACTATTATAATCGGGATCCTTATAATCGGGATCCTAAATCTCACCATTTTTCCCAACATccaaaaaatgaagaaaaaaagaacaTATAA